Proteins encoded together in one uncultured Flavobacterium sp. window:
- a CDS encoding TrmH family RNA methyltransferase: ERDGLSEEILEKADGFLKIPMVGFTESLNISVSAAIIIQNLTNRLRNSAINWQLSEDEILEKRLAWAKNSIKDIKRIEARYFEENPR, encoded by the coding sequence CGAAAGAGATGGTTTGTCTGAAGAAATTCTTGAAAAAGCAGACGGTTTTCTTAAAATCCCAATGGTTGGTTTTACAGAGAGTTTAAATATTTCGGTTTCGGCTGCAATTATAATTCAAAACCTAACAAACAGATTGCGTAATTCAGCTATTAACTGGCAATTGTCAGAAGATGAAATTCTGGAGAAACGTTTGGCTTGGGCCAAAAACTCAATTAAAGATATTAAGCGAATTGAAGCGCGATATTTCGAGGAGAATCCGAGATAG